Proteins from a genomic interval of Papaver somniferum cultivar HN1 chromosome 4, ASM357369v1, whole genome shotgun sequence:
- the LOC113275459 gene encoding pyridoxal kinase-like isoform X1: MLVAATTQTQLFQLPSRTQWRRRLKIWKDRSSSSSSSSMTPPPILSLALPSGTGRVLSIQSHTVQGYVGNKSAVFPLQLLGFDVDPIKSVQFSNHTGYPTFKGQVLNGQQLWELIEGLEANNLLYYTHLLTGYIGSVSFLDTVLRVADKLRSINPNLQYVCDPVMGDEGKLYVPQELVSVYREKVVPVASMLTPNQFEAEQLTGFRIDSESAGLEACNILHGFGPSKVVITSVHLGDSLFLLGSHQKVKGQPPEQFKIVIPKIPAYFTGTGDLTTALLLGWSNKYPDNLDKASEFAVSTLQQFGHSVGPEPGGHQEPYG, encoded by the exons ATGCTTGTCGCTGCAACTACCCAGACTCAATTGTTCCAACTCCCAAGTCGAACTCAGTGGAGAAGAAG GTTGAAAATCTGGAAGGAtagatcttcatcatcatcgtcatcatcaatgACACCACCTCCTATTCTGTCATTAGCCCTTCCATCTGGAACAGGTCGAGTATTAAGCATCCAATCTCATACTGTCCAG GGATATGTTGGCAATAAATCAGCTGTCTTTCCTCTTCAACTTCTTGGCTTCGATGTGGATCCTATCAAGTCTGTTCAATTCTCCAATCACACAG GATATCCTACATTTAAGGGCCAAGTTTTGAATGGACAACAGCTATGGGAATTAATAGAAGGACTAGAAGCGAACAATTTACTGTACTACACTCATTTGTTAACAG GTTATATTGGTTCAGTTTCATTTCTGGACACTGTTTTGCGAGTTGCTGATAAGCTGCGCTCAATCAACCCAAATTTGCAATATG TTTGTGATCCAGTTATGGGTGATGAAGGAAAGCTTTATGTACCTCAGGAACTAGTATCTGTATACCGTGAGAAG GTTGTCCCAGTAGCTTCCATGTTGACTCCAAACCAATTTGAAGCAGAACAGTTGACAGGTTTCAG GATTGATTCAGAATCAGCTGGTTTGGAAGCTTGTAACATTCTTCATGGATTTGGACCTTCAAAG GTTGTGATCACAAGTGTGCATCTAGGGGATAGTCTCTTTCTACTTGGGAGCCATCAAAAAGTAAAG gGTCAGCCTCCTGAACAATTCAAGATCGTGATACCAAAAATCCCTGCATACTTTACG GGAACAGGGGATCTTACAACAGCACTGCTACTGGGATGGAGCAAT AAATACCCAGACAACCTCGATAAAGCATCAGAGTTTGCAGTTTCAACCTTACAG CAGTTTGGACATTCGGTTGGTCCAGAGCCAGGAGGACATCAGGAGCCCTATGGTTAA
- the LOC113275458 gene encoding multicopper oxidase LPR2-like has translation MEMFWFLFLLSFAAASSIITPSGATSSDSNSTTAWRRGDNLKDPKLLRMFVDELPTMPRVRGYHLKDALPVSKILKIGMFLKQWKFHKDLPPTKVFAFGVSKRRATVPGPTIEAIHGVDTYVKWQNHLPEKHLLPWDPTIPTAKPKKGVPTVTHLHGGIIEPQSDGHSNAWFTAGFKETGPTFSKRTYRYNNHQQPGNLWYHDHAMGLTRVNILAGLFGSYIIRHPEIEDPLRLPSGHNYDQTLAIFDRMFNVDGSIYMNNTGDNPSIHPQWQPEYFGNMIIVNGKAWPKISVRRRKYRFRILNASNARFFRMLFSNGLRFIHIGSDSAYNKQPVVVDKLLLAPSEIADVVVDFSTSSSDEVILLNDAPYPFPGGDPVDQVNGKIMKFFINKKHEVDKSHVPQRLIEYPVADASGASRTRYIAMYEYTSSIDEPTHLYLNGKSYDEKVTETPKIGTSEIWYVINLTEDNHPLHIHLGLFTVLDRKELVNLDEFKECMTKNNDPIKCEVSKYAVGRGIGGVPRHEQGWKNVFKMQPGFMTEILVRFSHIHSNESYPFDASSEPGYVYHCHILDHEDNAMMRPLKLVA, from the exons ATGGAGatgttttggtttctttttctctTAAGTTTTGCTGCGGCTTCTTCCATTATCACACCATCAGGAGCTACTAGCAGTGACAGCAACAGTACCACTGCATGGAGGAGAGGTGATAATCTTAAAGATCCAAAGCTGCTGAGAAtgtttgttgatgaacttccAACTATGCCTAGAGTTAGAGGTTATCACCTCAAAGATGCTCTACCTGTTTCCAAAATACTCAAGATTGGCATGTTCCTCAAGCAATGG AAATTCCACAAAGACCTTCCACCAACTAAAGTTTTCGCATTTGGTGTATCAAAAAGAAGAGCAACAGTTCCTGGTCCAACAATTGAAGCCATCCACGGTGTCGATACTTACGTAAAGTGGCAAAATCATCTCCCTGAGAAGCACTTGTTACCATGGGATCCAACAATACCAACTGCCAAGCCAAAGAAAGGTGTCCCGACTGTGACACACCTTCACGGCGGTATAATTGAGCCACAAAGTGACGGCCATTCTAATGCATGGTTCACCGCTGGATTCAAAGAAACTGGTCCAACATTTTCTAAAAGAACGTATCGGTATAATAATCATCAACAACCTGGCAATCTATGGTATCATGATCATGCAATGGGGTTAACAAGAGTCAACATATTAGCTGGTCTTTTCGGGTCGTACATCATTCGTCATCCTGAGATTGAAGACCCCTTACGGCTTCCATCTGGTCATAATTACGATCAAACGCTCGCTATCTTCGATCGAATGTTTAACGTGGATGGCTCTATATACATGAACAACACTGGTGATAATCCTTCTATACATCCACAATGGCAGCCGGAATATTTTGGTAACATGATTATTGTCAACGGCAAAGCATGGCCAAAGATAAGTGTCCGACGTAGGAAGTATAGATTCCGTATACTCAATGCAAGTAATGCAAGATTCTTCAGAATGTTATTCTCCAACGGTCTGAGGTTTATCCACATCGGATCCGATTCTGCGTACAATAAACAGCCGGTCGTGGTTGATAAACTTCTATTGGCTCCATCTGAGATTGCTGATGTGGTCGTCGATTTCTCCACGTCATCATCTGATGAAGTCATATTGCTCAATGATGCCCCTTATCCATTCCCAGGTGGTGATCCCGTTGACCAAGTCAACGGTaaaatcatgaagtttttcatcaaCAAGAAGCATGAAGTTGACAAGAGTCATGTGCCCCAGAGACTGATTGAGTACCCGGTTGCGGATGCTTCCGGTGCTTCGCGAACGAGATATATAGCCATGTACGAGTACACTAGCAGCATCGATGAGCCAACACATCTATATTTGAATGGGAAATCTTACGATGAAAAGGTTACTGAGACACCTAAAATAGGGACAAGTGAAATATGGTACGTGATTAATCTGACAGAGGATAATCATCCATTGCATATACATTTAGGATTGTTCACAGTACTAGATCGAAAAGAACTTGTAAACTTGGATGAATTCAAGGAGTGTATGACGAAGAACAACGATCCGATTAAGTGCGAAGTAAGCAAGTATGCAGTAGGTAGAGGAATTGGTGGTGTTCCTAGACATGAGCAAGGATGGAAAAATGTGTTCAAAATGCAACCAGGTTTCATGACGGAGATTCTTGTTCGATTTTCTCACATTCACTCAAATGAGTCCTATCCATTCGACGCATCATCTGAACCTGGCTACGTATACCATTGCCAT ATTCTGGATCACGAAGACAATGCAATGATGAGGCCTCTGAAGTTAGTAGCTTGA
- the LOC113275459 gene encoding pyridoxal kinase-like isoform X3, with protein MLVAATTQTQLFQLPSRTQWRRRLKIWKDRSSSSSSSSMTPPPILSLALPSGTGRVLSIQSHTVQGYVGNKSAVFPLQLLGFDVDPIKSVQFSNHTGYPTFKGQVLNGQQLWELIEGLEANNLLYYTHLLTGYIGSVSFLDTVLRVADKLRSINPNLQYVCDPVMGDEGKLYVPQELVSVYREKVVPVASMLTPNQFEAEQLTGFRIDSESAGLEACNILHGFGPSKVVITSVHLGDSLFLLGSHQKVKGQPPEQFKIVIPKIPAYFTGTGDLTTALLLGWSNKYPDNLDKASEFAVSTLQSSLHRTIIDYESVGFDPSSSSLDIRLVQSQEDIRSPMVNFKAHTYK; from the exons ATGCTTGTCGCTGCAACTACCCAGACTCAATTGTTCCAACTCCCAAGTCGAACTCAGTGGAGAAGAAG GTTGAAAATCTGGAAGGAtagatcttcatcatcatcgtcatcatcaatgACACCACCTCCTATTCTGTCATTAGCCCTTCCATCTGGAACAGGTCGAGTATTAAGCATCCAATCTCATACTGTCCAG GGATATGTTGGCAATAAATCAGCTGTCTTTCCTCTTCAACTTCTTGGCTTCGATGTGGATCCTATCAAGTCTGTTCAATTCTCCAATCACACAG GATATCCTACATTTAAGGGCCAAGTTTTGAATGGACAACAGCTATGGGAATTAATAGAAGGACTAGAAGCGAACAATTTACTGTACTACACTCATTTGTTAACAG GTTATATTGGTTCAGTTTCATTTCTGGACACTGTTTTGCGAGTTGCTGATAAGCTGCGCTCAATCAACCCAAATTTGCAATATG TTTGTGATCCAGTTATGGGTGATGAAGGAAAGCTTTATGTACCTCAGGAACTAGTATCTGTATACCGTGAGAAG GTTGTCCCAGTAGCTTCCATGTTGACTCCAAACCAATTTGAAGCAGAACAGTTGACAGGTTTCAG GATTGATTCAGAATCAGCTGGTTTGGAAGCTTGTAACATTCTTCATGGATTTGGACCTTCAAAG GTTGTGATCACAAGTGTGCATCTAGGGGATAGTCTCTTTCTACTTGGGAGCCATCAAAAAGTAAAG gGTCAGCCTCCTGAACAATTCAAGATCGTGATACCAAAAATCCCTGCATACTTTACG GGAACAGGGGATCTTACAACAGCACTGCTACTGGGATGGAGCAAT AAATACCCAGACAACCTCGATAAAGCATCAGAGTTTGCAGTTTCAACCTTAC AAAGTTCGCTACACAGGACTATTATTGATTACGAGAGCGTGGGATTTGATCCATCGTCCAGCAGTTTGGACATTCGGTTGGTCCAGAGCCAGGAGGACATCAGGAGCCCTATGGTTAACTTTAAGGCACATACTTATAAGTAG
- the LOC113275459 gene encoding pyridoxal kinase-like isoform X2: MLVAATTQTQLFQLPSRTQWRRRLKIWKDRSSSSSSSSMTPPPILSLALPSGTGRVLSIQSHTVQGYVGNKSAVFPLQLLGFDVDPIKSVQFSNHTGYPTFKGQVLNGQQLWELIEGLEANNLLYYTHLLTGYIGSVSFLDTVLRVADKLRSINPNLQYVCDPVMGDEGKLYVPQELVSVYREKVVPVASMLTPNQFEAEQLTGFRIDSESAGLEACNILHGFGPSKVVITSVHLGDSLFLLGSHQKVKGQPPEQFKIVIPKIPAYFTGTGDLTTALLLGWSNKYPDNLDKASEFAVSTLQFGHSVGPEPGGHQEPYG, encoded by the exons ATGCTTGTCGCTGCAACTACCCAGACTCAATTGTTCCAACTCCCAAGTCGAACTCAGTGGAGAAGAAG GTTGAAAATCTGGAAGGAtagatcttcatcatcatcgtcatcatcaatgACACCACCTCCTATTCTGTCATTAGCCCTTCCATCTGGAACAGGTCGAGTATTAAGCATCCAATCTCATACTGTCCAG GGATATGTTGGCAATAAATCAGCTGTCTTTCCTCTTCAACTTCTTGGCTTCGATGTGGATCCTATCAAGTCTGTTCAATTCTCCAATCACACAG GATATCCTACATTTAAGGGCCAAGTTTTGAATGGACAACAGCTATGGGAATTAATAGAAGGACTAGAAGCGAACAATTTACTGTACTACACTCATTTGTTAACAG GTTATATTGGTTCAGTTTCATTTCTGGACACTGTTTTGCGAGTTGCTGATAAGCTGCGCTCAATCAACCCAAATTTGCAATATG TTTGTGATCCAGTTATGGGTGATGAAGGAAAGCTTTATGTACCTCAGGAACTAGTATCTGTATACCGTGAGAAG GTTGTCCCAGTAGCTTCCATGTTGACTCCAAACCAATTTGAAGCAGAACAGTTGACAGGTTTCAG GATTGATTCAGAATCAGCTGGTTTGGAAGCTTGTAACATTCTTCATGGATTTGGACCTTCAAAG GTTGTGATCACAAGTGTGCATCTAGGGGATAGTCTCTTTCTACTTGGGAGCCATCAAAAAGTAAAG gGTCAGCCTCCTGAACAATTCAAGATCGTGATACCAAAAATCCCTGCATACTTTACG GGAACAGGGGATCTTACAACAGCACTGCTACTGGGATGGAGCAAT AAATACCCAGACAACCTCGATAAAGCATCAGAGTTTGCAGTTTCAACCTTACAG TTTGGACATTCGGTTGGTCCAGAGCCAGGAGGACATCAGGAGCCCTATGGTTAA